The Coffea arabica cultivar ET-39 chromosome 1e, Coffea Arabica ET-39 HiFi, whole genome shotgun sequence genome has a window encoding:
- the LOC113707908 gene encoding homeobox-leucine zipper protein REVOLUTA encodes MAMVAQQHRESSSGSISKQNSSIDSGKYVRYTAEQVEALERVYTECPKPSSLRRQQLIRECPILSNIEPKQIKVWFQNRRCREKQRKESSRLQTVNRKLTAMNKLLMEENDRLQKQVSQLVCENGYMRQQLQTASAATTTDASCESVVTTPRHSLRDANNPAGLLSIAEETLTEFLSKATGTAVDWVQMPGMKPGPDSVGIFAISHSCSGVAARACGLVSLEPTKIAEILKDRPSWFRDCRSLEVFTMFPAGNGGTIELVYTQIYAPTTLAPARDFWTLRYTTTLENGSLVVCERSLSGTGAGPNAAAASQFTRAEMLPSGYLIRPCDGGGSIIHIVDHLNLEAWSVPEVLRPLYESSKVVAQKMTIAALRYVRQIAQETSGEVVYGLGRQPAVLRTFSQRLSRGFNDAINGFNDDGWSLLSCDGAEDVIIAVNSTKSLSTSSNSLSVIGGILCAKASMLLQNVPPAVLVRFLREHRSEWADFNIDAYSAASLKAGSYAYPGMRPTRFTGSQIIMPLGHTIEHEEMLEVIRLEGHSLGQEDAFMSRDIHLLQMCSGVDENAIGACSELVFAPIDEMFPDDAPLLPSGFRIIPLESKSGDAHDTLPTNRTLDLTSSLEVGPASATTAADASSCYNARSVLTIAFQFPFENNLQENVATMARQYLRSVISSVQRVAMAISPSGVSPTVGPKLSPGSPEALTLAHWICQSYSYHMGAELLRADPLNGDTVLKNLWLHQDAILCCSLKSLPVFIFANQAGLDMLETTLVALQDVTLDKIFDDTGRKALFAEFAKIMQQGFAYLPGGICMSTMGRHVSYEQAIAWKVLAADENTVHCLAFTFVNWSFV; translated from the exons ATGGCTATGGTGGCACAGCAGCACAGGGAGAGTAGCAGTGGGAGTATTAGCAAGCAGAATAGTAGTATTGATTCTGGAAAGTATGTAAGGTACACTGCTGAGCAAGTTGAGGCTTTGGAGAGGGTTTATACTGAGTGTCCTAAGCCCAGCTCGTTACGTAGGCAGCAGTTGATTCGGGAATGTCCGATTCTGTCAAACATTGAACCTAAGCAAATCAAAGTCTGGTTTCAGAATCGCAG GTGTCGAGAGAAGCAGCGAAAAGAGTCTTCTCGGCTCCAAACTGTAAATAGAAAGTTGACTGCAATGAACAAACTATTGATGGAAGAGAATGATCGCCTGCAGAAGCAGGTCTCACAGCTGGTCTGTGAGAATGGGTATATGAGGCAGCAGTTGCAAACT GCATCTGCTGCTACTACCACTGATGCAAGTTGTGAATCGGTAGTAACCACTCCTCGGCATTCTCTAAGAGATGCTAACAACCCTGCAGG ACTATTGTCGATTGCAGAGGAGACCTTGACAGAGTTCCTTTCAAAGGCTACAGGAACTGCTGTTGATTGGGTGCAGATGCCTGGGATGAAG CCTGGTCCGGATTCGGTTGGGATCTTTGCCATTTCACATAGTTGCAGTGGAGTGGCAGCTCGAGCCTGTGGTCTTGTTAGTTTGGAACCAACAAAG ATTGCAGAGATCCTTAAAGACCGCCCATCTTGGTTCCGGGACTGTCGGAGCCTTGAAGTCTTCACTATGTTTCCTGCTGGAAATGGAGGGACAATTGAACTTGTGTATACTCAG ATATATGCTCCGACTACATTGGCTCCTGCACGTGATTTCTGGACTCTGAGATACACAACCACCTTAGAGAATGGTAGTCTTGTG GTTTGTGAACGATCTCTGTCCGGTACTGGGGCTGGTCCAAATGCAGCTGCAGCTTCTCAATTCACAAGAGCTGAAATGCTTCCATCTGGTTATTTGATAAGGCCATGCGACGGTGGAGGATCAATCATCCACATCGTTGATCATTTAAACTTAGAG GCATGGAGTGTGCCAGAGGTGCTGCGACCACTTTATGAATCGTCAAAAGTTGTGGCGCAGAAAATGACCATTGCG GCCTTGCGATACGTCAGACAAATAGCTCAGGAGACGAGTGGTGAGGTTGTATATGGCCTGGGCAGGCAACCAGCTGTGCTTAGAACATTTAGCCAGAGATTAAGCAG AGGCTTTAATGATGCCATCAATGGATTCAATGATGATGGCTGGTCATTGTTGAGCTGTGATGGCGCTGAAGATGTGATTATTGCAGTTAATTCAACCAAGAGCCTGAGCACCTCATCCAATTCTCTTTCCGTGATTGGAGGCATTCTCTGTGCAAAAGCCTCCATGCTACTCCAG AATGTACCTCCTGCCGTGCTGGTTCGCTTCCTAAGGGAACACCGTTCAGAGTGGGCAGATTTTAATATTGATGCCTATTCTGCTGCTTCTTTGAAAGCTGGTTCATATGCATATCCTGGAATGAGGCCAACTAGGTTTACTGGAAGCCAAATTATTATGCCCCTTGGCCACACAATCGAACATGAGGAG ATGCTTGAAGTAATACGACTTGAAGGGCACTCTCTTGGGCAAGAAGATGCTTTTATGTCAAGAGACATTCATCTCTTACAG ATGTGCAGCGGAGTTGATGAGAATGCCATTGGAGCCTGCTCTGAACTCGTTTTTGCTCCAATTGATGAAATGTTCCCAGATGATGCCCCACTGCTACCCTCGGGTTTCCGAAtcattcctttggaatcaaaatCA GGTGATGCACATGACACATTACCTACAAATAGGACACTGGATCTGACCTCAAGTCTTGAAGTTGGCCCGGCTTCAGCCACCACTGCAGCAGATGCATCCTCATGTTACAATGCGCGTTCAGTATTAACTATTGCCTTCCAGTTTCCCTTTGAAAACAATCTTCAAGAAAATGTTGCGACCATGGCACGCCAGTACCTTCGAAGTGTGATTTCTTCTGTACAGAGGGTTGCCATGGCTATTTCCCCATCAGGAGTAAGCCCCACTGTTGGACCAAAGCTTTCCCCGGGCTCTCCTGAAGCTCTGACACTAGCTCACTGGATCTGTCAGAGTTATAG TTACCATATGGGGGCAGAATTGCTGAGAGCTGATCCTTTAAATGGTGATACAGTATTAAAGAATCTCTGGCTTCATCAAGATGCCATTTTGTGCTGCTCGCTGAAG TCACTGCCAGTTTTCATATTTGCAAATCAAGCTGGACTTGACATGCTGGAGACGACCCTGGTGGCTCTACAAGATGTCACCTTAGATAAGATTTTTGACGACACAGGGCGCAAGGCACTCTTTGCTGAATTTGCAAAGATCATGCAACAG GGTTTTGCTTACTTGCCTGGTGGAATATGCATGTCAACAATGGGGCGCCATGTTTCATATGAACAAGCCATTGCCTGGAAAGTCCTTGCGGCAGATGAAAATACTGTCCATTGCCTTGCTTTCACTTTTGTCAATTGGTCTTTCGTGTAA
- the LOC113707936 gene encoding double-stranded RNA-binding protein 2 isoform X1 has translation MYKNQLQELAQRSCFNLPSYTCIREGPDHAPRFKASVNFNGETFESPHYHSTLRQAEHAAAEVALNSLATRAPSHSLAARIIDETGVYKNLLQEISQRVGSPLPQYTTFRSGLGHLPVFTGIVELAGIMFTGEPAKNKKQAEKNAALAAWSSLKQLAQEDSSSSSEPENNDEQEQIRIARALLNYRLKEKIHMSNSSRTSVPFQKKSFIPPPRPSSPQRPPTAASKILPLFCQNSVSQNKQAVANDSPVPLSQSLSSEARSVHCHKLPTMERATYVPITQYRTPYKGIAPPVTIRTAVPVYSAPPLPAPSASHTRAMQPRPVRMAPPVRIRQAIPVFAAPSATPKRELPSSIAYSLLAKSPPHAEESGSEPSIDINESTVLKCFEHLEI, from the exons ATGTATAAGAACCAGCTGCAAGAGCTGGCGCAGAGAAGCTGCTTTAACTTGCCTTCCTACACTTGCATTAGGGAAGGTCCAGACCACGCTCCCAGGTTCAAGGCTTCCGTTAATTTTAACGGCGAGACGTTCGAAAGTCCCCATTACCACTCTACTCTCCGTCAAGCCGAGCACGCCGCTGCTGAGGTCGCCCTCAATTCTCTCGCCACTCGTGCTCCTTCTCATTCCCTCGCTGCTAGAATCATt GATGAGACGGGTGTCTACAAAAACCTCCTACAGGAGATTTCACAAAGAGTTGGATCGCCTTTACCCCAGTATACAACTTTCAGGTCAGGTCTGGGGCACCTACCAGTCTTTACAGGAATAGTGGAACTGGCTGGAATAATGTTTACGGGAGAACCTGCTAAGAACAAAAAACAAGCTGAGAAGAATGCTGCCCTGGCAGCTTGGTCATCACTGAAGCAAC TGGCACAAGAAGATTCTAGTTCATCATCAGAGCCAGAGAATAATGATGAACAGGAGCAAATCAGAATAGCTAGAGCCCTACTTAACTACAGGTTGAAGGAGAAGATTCATATGTCTAACAGTAGCAGAACCTCTGTTCCCTTTCAGAAGAAATCTTTTATTCCACCGCCTCGGCCATCAAGTCCGCAGCGTCCTCCCACGGCCGCATCTAAAATCCTCCCCTTGTTTTGCCAAAATAGTGTTTCTCAGAATAAACAAGCAGTAGCAAATGACAGCCCTGTTCCATTATCACAGTCTCTTTCATCAGAGGCGCGTTCAGTTCACTGCCACAAGCTTCCTACCATGGAGAGGGCAACTTATGTTCCTATTACACAGTACAGGACACCTTACAAAGGGATTGCTCCTCCTGTTACAATCAGAACAGCAGTACCAGTTTACTCTGCACCACCCCTTCCAGCACCATCTGCAAGTCACACTCGAGCAATGCAGCCTCGACCTGTGCGAATGGCTCCCCCAGTTCGTATCAGGCAAGCTATTCCTGTATTTGCTGCTCCATCAGCAACCCCAAAGAGAGAATTACCAAGTAGTATAGCTTATAGCTTGTTAGCAAAATCACCACCTCATGCTGAAGAATCAGGAAGTGAGCCAAGCATTGACATAAATGAATCTACAGTTTTGAAGTGCTTCGAACATCTGGAAATTTGA
- the LOC113707936 gene encoding double-stranded RNA-binding protein 2 isoform X3 — translation MDETGVYKNLLQEISQRVGSPLPQYTTFRSGLGHLPVFTGIVELAGIMFTGEPAKNKKQAEKNAALAAWSSLKQLAQEDSSSSSEPENNDEQEQIRIARALLNYRLKEKIHMSNSSRTSVPFQKKSFIPPPRPSSPQRPPTAASKILPLFCQNSVSQNKQAVANDSPVPLSQSLSSEARSVHCHKLPTMERATYVPITQYRTPYKGIAPPVTIRTAVPVYSAPPLPAPSASHTRAMQPRPVRMAPPVRIRQAIPVFAAPSATPKRELPSSIAYSLLAKSPPHAEESGSEPSIDINESTVLKCFEHLEI, via the exons ATG GATGAGACGGGTGTCTACAAAAACCTCCTACAGGAGATTTCACAAAGAGTTGGATCGCCTTTACCCCAGTATACAACTTTCAGGTCAGGTCTGGGGCACCTACCAGTCTTTACAGGAATAGTGGAACTGGCTGGAATAATGTTTACGGGAGAACCTGCTAAGAACAAAAAACAAGCTGAGAAGAATGCTGCCCTGGCAGCTTGGTCATCACTGAAGCAAC TGGCACAAGAAGATTCTAGTTCATCATCAGAGCCAGAGAATAATGATGAACAGGAGCAAATCAGAATAGCTAGAGCCCTACTTAACTACAGGTTGAAGGAGAAGATTCATATGTCTAACAGTAGCAGAACCTCTGTTCCCTTTCAGAAGAAATCTTTTATTCCACCGCCTCGGCCATCAAGTCCGCAGCGTCCTCCCACGGCCGCATCTAAAATCCTCCCCTTGTTTTGCCAAAATAGTGTTTCTCAGAATAAACAAGCAGTAGCAAATGACAGCCCTGTTCCATTATCACAGTCTCTTTCATCAGAGGCGCGTTCAGTTCACTGCCACAAGCTTCCTACCATGGAGAGGGCAACTTATGTTCCTATTACACAGTACAGGACACCTTACAAAGGGATTGCTCCTCCTGTTACAATCAGAACAGCAGTACCAGTTTACTCTGCACCACCCCTTCCAGCACCATCTGCAAGTCACACTCGAGCAATGCAGCCTCGACCTGTGCGAATGGCTCCCCCAGTTCGTATCAGGCAAGCTATTCCTGTATTTGCTGCTCCATCAGCAACCCCAAAGAGAGAATTACCAAGTAGTATAGCTTATAGCTTGTTAGCAAAATCACCACCTCATGCTGAAGAATCAGGAAGTGAGCCAAGCATTGACATAAATGAATCTACAGTTTTGAAGTGCTTCGAACATCTGGAAATTTGA
- the LOC113707936 gene encoding double-stranded RNA-binding protein 2 isoform X2 has product MQDETGVYKNLLQEISQRVGSPLPQYTTFRSGLGHLPVFTGIVELAGIMFTGEPAKNKKQAEKNAALAAWSSLKQLAQEDSSSSSEPENNDEQEQIRIARALLNYRLKEKIHMSNSSRTSVPFQKKSFIPPPRPSSPQRPPTAASKILPLFCQNSVSQNKQAVANDSPVPLSQSLSSEARSVHCHKLPTMERATYVPITQYRTPYKGIAPPVTIRTAVPVYSAPPLPAPSASHTRAMQPRPVRMAPPVRIRQAIPVFAAPSATPKRELPSSIAYSLLAKSPPHAEESGSEPSIDINESTVLKCFEHLEI; this is encoded by the exons ATGCAG GATGAGACGGGTGTCTACAAAAACCTCCTACAGGAGATTTCACAAAGAGTTGGATCGCCTTTACCCCAGTATACAACTTTCAGGTCAGGTCTGGGGCACCTACCAGTCTTTACAGGAATAGTGGAACTGGCTGGAATAATGTTTACGGGAGAACCTGCTAAGAACAAAAAACAAGCTGAGAAGAATGCTGCCCTGGCAGCTTGGTCATCACTGAAGCAAC TGGCACAAGAAGATTCTAGTTCATCATCAGAGCCAGAGAATAATGATGAACAGGAGCAAATCAGAATAGCTAGAGCCCTACTTAACTACAGGTTGAAGGAGAAGATTCATATGTCTAACAGTAGCAGAACCTCTGTTCCCTTTCAGAAGAAATCTTTTATTCCACCGCCTCGGCCATCAAGTCCGCAGCGTCCTCCCACGGCCGCATCTAAAATCCTCCCCTTGTTTTGCCAAAATAGTGTTTCTCAGAATAAACAAGCAGTAGCAAATGACAGCCCTGTTCCATTATCACAGTCTCTTTCATCAGAGGCGCGTTCAGTTCACTGCCACAAGCTTCCTACCATGGAGAGGGCAACTTATGTTCCTATTACACAGTACAGGACACCTTACAAAGGGATTGCTCCTCCTGTTACAATCAGAACAGCAGTACCAGTTTACTCTGCACCACCCCTTCCAGCACCATCTGCAAGTCACACTCGAGCAATGCAGCCTCGACCTGTGCGAATGGCTCCCCCAGTTCGTATCAGGCAAGCTATTCCTGTATTTGCTGCTCCATCAGCAACCCCAAAGAGAGAATTACCAAGTAGTATAGCTTATAGCTTGTTAGCAAAATCACCACCTCATGCTGAAGAATCAGGAAGTGAGCCAAGCATTGACATAAATGAATCTACAGTTTTGAAGTGCTTCGAACATCTGGAAATTTGA
- the LOC113707899 gene encoding CASP-like protein 5A2, which produces MSVSHATVHPVPVEAPPPQTEDPNAPLAAGVRMKDIQGMPGTVGGLFLRFAQFLFAVVALCVMAATNDFPSVTAFCYLVAAAGLQSLWSLALAIVDVYALLVGRSLQNYRLVSLFAIGDGVTSTLTFAAACASAGITVLIGNDLGSCDQNHCTEFETATAMAFLSWFAALPSFLLNFWSLASR; this is translated from the exons ATGAGTGTGAGTCACGCGACGGTGCATCCAGTGCCTGTGGAAGCGCCGCCGCCGCAGACGGAGGATCCGAATGCGCCGCTAGCTGCCGGAGTGAGGATGAAGGACATCCAAGGGATGCCTGGAACCGTCGGCGGCCTTTTCTTGCGTTTCGCTCAGTTCCTATTCGCTGTGGTTGCTCTCTGCGTCATGGCCGCGACTAATGACTTCCCTTCCGTCACCGCCTTCTG TTACCTTGTTGCAGCTGCGGGCTTGCAGAGCCTGTGGAGCCTTGCACTGGCAATTGTTGATGTCTATGCTCTTCTAGTTGGACGCAGCTTGCAAAACTATCGACTTGTTAGCTTATTTGCTATTGGTGATGGT GTCACTTCCACCCTTACATTTGCTGCAGCCTGTGCATCAGCTGGAATCACTGTTCTAATTGGCAATGATCTTGGTAGTTGTGACCAAAATCATTGCACAGAGTTTGAGACTGCAACTGCCATGGCTTTCCTTAGTTGGTTTGCTGCATTGCCGTCATTTTTGCTCAACTTCTGGTCTCTTGCTTCAAGATGA